The following coding sequences lie in one Arthrobacter sp. PGP41 genomic window:
- a CDS encoding CoA-acylating methylmalonate-semialdehyde dehydrogenase has translation MVRELSHFVGGHHAAGLSGRFGDVFDPCTGEVQARVPLAGRDEVQNAVAVAEKAQVEWAAMNPQRRGRIMLRFVDLVNRDIDGLARLLSSEHGKTLADSKGDIQRGLEVVEFAAGAPHLLKGEFSSDAGQGIDIHSLRQPLGVVAGITPFNFPAMIPLWKSGPALAAGNAFILKPSERDPSVPLRLAELYTEAGVPDGVFNVVNGDKEAVDALLEDHQVKAVGFVGSTPVARYIYATAAANGKRAQCFGGAKNHMVVMPDADLDQAADALIGAGYGSAGERCMAVSVAVPVGEETANRLVARLQERVAALKVGPSLDKETDFGPVVTAAAKERIEGYIKAGVDEGATLLADGRGFSVRGHEGGFWIGPTLFDHVSKDMAIYRNEIFGPVLSVVRAADYDEALRLCTENEFGNGVAIFTRDGDAARDFATRVDVGMVGINVPIPVPIAYYTFGGWKASGFGDLNQHGADAFRFYTKTKTVTTRWPSGIRHGASFVMPEGS, from the coding sequence ATGGTCCGCGAACTGTCCCATTTTGTCGGCGGCCACCATGCTGCCGGACTGTCAGGCCGATTTGGCGACGTCTTTGATCCGTGTACCGGCGAGGTCCAGGCCCGGGTGCCGCTCGCCGGCCGGGACGAGGTGCAGAACGCAGTAGCCGTTGCCGAGAAGGCGCAGGTGGAGTGGGCGGCCATGAACCCCCAGCGGCGCGGCAGGATCATGCTGCGGTTCGTGGACCTGGTCAACCGGGACATCGATGGGCTCGCCCGGCTGCTCTCCTCAGAGCATGGGAAGACCCTCGCCGATTCCAAAGGCGACATCCAGCGCGGCCTCGAGGTGGTGGAGTTCGCTGCCGGCGCGCCGCACCTGCTCAAGGGCGAGTTCTCCAGCGACGCGGGCCAGGGGATTGACATCCACTCACTGCGCCAGCCCCTTGGCGTGGTGGCGGGCATCACGCCGTTCAATTTTCCCGCCATGATTCCGCTGTGGAAGTCAGGCCCCGCCCTGGCGGCCGGCAACGCCTTCATCCTGAAACCCTCCGAACGCGATCCCTCGGTGCCCCTCCGCCTGGCTGAGTTGTACACCGAGGCGGGCGTTCCGGACGGGGTGTTCAATGTGGTGAACGGAGACAAGGAAGCAGTGGACGCGCTGCTTGAGGACCACCAGGTCAAGGCCGTCGGGTTCGTGGGCTCCACCCCGGTGGCCCGGTACATCTACGCCACGGCTGCGGCTAACGGAAAGCGGGCGCAGTGCTTCGGCGGCGCCAAGAACCACATGGTGGTCATGCCTGATGCGGACCTGGACCAGGCGGCCGACGCCCTCATCGGCGCGGGATACGGGTCAGCCGGAGAGCGCTGCATGGCTGTTTCGGTGGCCGTGCCGGTAGGGGAGGAGACGGCCAACCGGCTAGTGGCCAGGCTCCAGGAACGGGTCGCGGCGCTTAAGGTGGGCCCAAGTTTGGACAAGGAAACGGACTTTGGCCCGGTAGTCACGGCTGCCGCCAAGGAGCGCATCGAGGGCTACATTAAGGCCGGGGTGGATGAGGGCGCCACGCTCCTGGCCGACGGCCGGGGCTTCAGCGTGCGGGGACACGAAGGCGGCTTCTGGATAGGGCCTACCCTTTTCGACCACGTCAGCAAGGACATGGCCATCTACCGCAATGAGATCTTCGGTCCCGTCCTCAGCGTTGTCAGGGCGGCTGATTACGACGAAGCCCTGCGGCTGTGCACTGAAAACGAGTTCGGCAACGGCGTGGCGATCTTCACCCGCGATGGTGACGCCGCCAGGGATTTCGCCACCCGGGTGGACGTGGGCATGGTGGGCATCAACGTTCCCATCCCCGTGCCCATCGCGTACTACACGTTCGGCGGCTGGAAGGCGTCAGGATTTGGCGACCTCAATCAACACGGCGCGGACGCGTTCCGCTTCTATACCAAGACCAAGACGGTGACCACGCGGTGGCCCTCAGGAATACGGCACGGAGCCAGCTTCGTGATGCCGGAAGGAAGCTGA
- a CDS encoding carbohydrate ABC transporter permease, with protein sequence MTTTTASTALRAQQDKGRKAAQTREKWASARTYISAAVILIWCLAPAYWMVVTAFREVGFTYDTTPWPTHVTMDNFITAFDTSFGNKFGQALINSIFIGVTVTVISLVIGVFAAYALARLNFRFKYLVLGFILGASMFPGVALITPLFQLFTNIGWMGTYQALIIPNISFVLPLTVYTLTSFFREMPWELEESARVDGCTQGQAFRKVIMPLAAPAIFTTAILAFISSWNEFLIASQLSNEATKPVTVAIASFAGAQPNQIPYTAIMAAGTIVTIPLVILVLVFQRKIVAGLTAGAVK encoded by the coding sequence ATGACAACCACCACTGCCTCCACGGCATTGCGGGCGCAGCAGGACAAAGGCCGCAAGGCTGCCCAGACCCGGGAAAAATGGGCGAGCGCCCGTACTTACATCAGCGCCGCCGTGATCCTGATCTGGTGCCTTGCACCGGCTTACTGGATGGTGGTGACGGCGTTCCGCGAGGTCGGCTTCACCTACGACACAACGCCTTGGCCGACGCACGTGACCATGGACAACTTCATCACGGCTTTCGATACTTCCTTTGGCAACAAGTTCGGCCAGGCGCTCATCAACAGCATCTTCATTGGCGTGACCGTCACGGTGATTTCCCTGGTGATCGGCGTCTTCGCCGCCTATGCACTGGCACGCCTGAACTTCCGGTTCAAGTACCTGGTACTGGGATTCATCCTGGGTGCGTCCATGTTCCCGGGCGTTGCCCTGATTACCCCGTTGTTCCAGCTGTTCACCAACATCGGCTGGATGGGCACCTACCAGGCCCTGATCATCCCGAATATCTCCTTCGTCCTGCCGCTTACCGTCTACACCCTGACCTCCTTCTTCCGCGAGATGCCGTGGGAGCTTGAGGAATCAGCCCGTGTTGACGGCTGCACGCAGGGCCAGGCGTTCCGGAAAGTGATCATGCCGCTGGCGGCCCCGGCCATCTTCACCACGGCGATCCTGGCCTTCATCTCCTCCTGGAATGAATTCCTTATCGCCAGCCAGTTGTCGAATGAGGCAACGAAGCCTGTCACGGTTGCCATCGCCAGCTTCGCCGGCGCGCAGCCCAACCAGATCCCCTACACCGCCATCATGGCCGCGGGCACCATTGTCACCATTCCTCTGGTGATCCTGGTGCTTGTCTTCCAGCGCAAGATCGTTGCCGGCCTGACGGCTGGTGCGGTCAAGTGA
- a CDS encoding glycoside hydrolase family 13 protein, translated as MSNPAVPASDASREWWTDAVVYQIYPRSFADGNGDGMGDLPGVMDRLPYLERLGVDAIWLSPFYKSPQADGGYDVADYRQVDPLFGSLADFDAMLQEAHRRGMKVIVDLVPNHTSDEHAWFREALAAPPGSPERDRYIFRPGKDGVPGSGDGNRAPNNWKSIFGGPAWTRITEADGSPGEWYLHLFDTKQPDLNWDNQEVQEEMRSVLRFWLARGADGFRVDVAHGMVKEAGLPDWDGVAAMVEGTSVEGKGEVHREPSLPGDAPGAHTDAEEPHRAVSPVYPPSPFFDQDGVHAIYRDWHRVLSEYGGDRMMVAEAWVEPAERLALYVRPDEMQQAFNFDFLMAGWDAERMSEAIDASLKAAAAVGAPCTWVLSNHDTVRHSTRFGLKDPTTFPKGIAADDEQPDAALGLARARAATMVELALPGSAYLYQGEELGLPEHTTLPAEARQDPTFFRTQGAETGRDGCRVPLPWAAEQPGYGFSGSFQGEAAPPWLPQPESFGPLAVDQQEIEEGSTLELYRAALAFRSARSLGKGSLEWAEVHAPESGLLGFHNGDVLVLSNMGFASAPIPEGYSVQLSSGTAPASEWGEMHEVPVDCAVYLTRN; from the coding sequence ATGTCCAACCCGGCCGTTCCTGCCTCCGACGCTTCCCGTGAATGGTGGACTGACGCCGTCGTCTACCAGATCTATCCCCGGTCCTTCGCAGACGGCAACGGCGACGGCATGGGCGACCTGCCCGGGGTCATGGACCGCTTGCCCTATCTGGAACGGCTGGGCGTGGATGCCATCTGGCTCTCCCCGTTCTACAAGTCGCCCCAGGCCGACGGTGGCTATGACGTGGCCGATTACCGCCAGGTTGACCCCCTGTTCGGGTCCCTGGCTGACTTCGATGCGATGTTGCAGGAAGCTCACCGCCGTGGCATGAAGGTCATTGTTGACCTGGTCCCCAACCACACTTCTGACGAACACGCATGGTTCCGGGAGGCCCTTGCGGCGCCGCCGGGGTCCCCTGAACGCGACCGCTACATCTTCCGCCCCGGGAAGGATGGGGTACCCGGATCCGGCGACGGCAACCGGGCACCAAACAACTGGAAATCGATTTTCGGAGGACCGGCCTGGACCCGGATCACGGAAGCGGACGGCTCCCCCGGCGAGTGGTACCTCCACCTGTTCGACACGAAGCAACCGGACCTGAACTGGGACAACCAGGAAGTACAGGAGGAGATGCGCTCCGTACTCCGCTTCTGGCTGGCCCGCGGAGCGGATGGTTTCCGGGTGGACGTTGCCCACGGCATGGTCAAGGAGGCCGGCCTGCCCGACTGGGACGGGGTGGCGGCAATGGTTGAAGGCACCTCGGTTGAGGGCAAAGGGGAGGTGCACAGGGAACCGTCCCTTCCCGGTGACGCGCCCGGCGCACACACCGATGCGGAGGAACCGCACCGCGCCGTCTCCCCCGTTTATCCGCCGTCGCCCTTTTTCGACCAGGACGGCGTGCATGCGATCTACCGTGACTGGCACCGCGTCCTGTCGGAGTACGGCGGCGACCGGATGATGGTGGCCGAAGCCTGGGTGGAACCAGCGGAGCGGCTGGCCCTTTACGTCCGGCCGGACGAAATGCAGCAGGCTTTCAACTTCGACTTCCTGATGGCCGGGTGGGATGCGGAACGGATGTCCGAGGCAATCGACGCGTCCCTGAAGGCCGCCGCAGCCGTGGGGGCACCGTGTACCTGGGTGCTGAGCAACCATGACACCGTCCGCCATTCCACCCGCTTCGGCCTCAAGGATCCCACCACCTTTCCCAAGGGCATCGCGGCGGACGATGAGCAGCCGGACGCCGCCCTGGGACTGGCCCGGGCCCGGGCCGCCACCATGGTGGAGCTGGCGCTGCCGGGTTCCGCCTACCTGTACCAGGGCGAGGAACTGGGGCTCCCTGAGCACACCACGCTTCCGGCAGAAGCCCGTCAGGACCCTACCTTTTTCCGGACGCAGGGGGCAGAAACCGGCCGGGACGGTTGCCGGGTCCCGCTGCCCTGGGCGGCGGAACAACCCGGCTATGGCTTCTCAGGATCCTTCCAGGGCGAAGCGGCTCCGCCCTGGCTTCCGCAGCCCGAAAGCTTCGGTCCGCTTGCTGTCGACCAGCAGGAAATCGAGGAGGGGTCCACCCTGGAACTCTACCGGGCTGCATTGGCGTTCCGGTCCGCCCGGAGCCTGGGCAAGGGTTCCCTTGAATGGGCCGAGGTCCACGCACCGGAAAGCGGGCTGCTGGGATTCCACAACGGAGATGTGCTGGTCCTGTCCAACATGGGCTTTGCCTCCGCGCCTATCCCTGAGGGCTATTCCGTGCAGCTGTCCAGCGGCACGGCGCCTGCCTCGGAATGGGGAGAAATGCATGAGGTGCCCGTGGACTGCGCCGTCTACCTCACCCGGAACTAG
- a CDS encoding LacI family DNA-binding transcriptional regulator, producing the protein MARTTERSQRGGHSGVSIEDVAAAAGVSTATVSRAVRGLPRVSPATRQKILEVAGNLGYVASSSASGLATGRTRTIGVLAPFVSRWFFSKAIEGADRELHARNYNLSLFNLGGHGSNRERLFSKTMVYKQIDALLVLCMALTHEELDHLQKIDIPLVVVGGHVEECAYIGIDDYAAASAAVRHLIDLGHRDIALLHGDDETDLNFDVPRVRILAFKDVMTAAGLRTRPEWDEWGDFTVRSGQEALRRLWSKPGKKPTAIFCASDEMAMGVIFEAARIGVRVPEELSVVGIDNHDFADAMGLTTVGQRPDEQAELATKMLLDELDGQIGSVRSAVASHELIVRRTTAPPQS; encoded by the coding sequence GTGGCACGCACAACTGAAAGGTCTCAACGGGGAGGCCACAGCGGTGTCAGCATCGAGGATGTGGCAGCAGCAGCAGGAGTGTCCACTGCCACCGTCTCCCGGGCAGTCCGGGGGTTGCCCCGGGTATCGCCGGCCACCCGGCAGAAGATCCTGGAGGTCGCCGGAAACCTGGGCTACGTTGCCTCCTCCTCTGCGTCCGGCCTGGCCACCGGACGCACCAGGACCATCGGGGTGCTTGCCCCGTTCGTGAGCCGCTGGTTCTTTTCCAAGGCCATCGAGGGTGCAGACCGCGAGCTGCACGCCCGCAACTACAATCTTTCGCTCTTCAACCTTGGCGGACACGGGAGCAACAGGGAGCGGCTTTTCAGCAAGACCATGGTCTATAAGCAGATCGACGCCCTGCTGGTGTTGTGTATGGCGCTGACCCACGAAGAGCTGGACCATCTGCAGAAGATCGACATTCCGCTGGTGGTAGTGGGCGGCCATGTCGAGGAGTGCGCCTATATCGGCATTGACGACTATGCCGCGGCATCTGCTGCCGTCCGCCACCTGATCGACTTGGGCCACCGGGATATTGCCCTGCTGCACGGAGACGACGAGACAGACCTGAACTTTGATGTTCCCCGGGTTCGTATCCTTGCGTTCAAGGACGTCATGACGGCGGCCGGCCTCCGTACCCGCCCCGAATGGGATGAATGGGGTGACTTCACGGTCCGCAGCGGCCAGGAAGCCCTGCGCCGTCTTTGGTCCAAGCCGGGGAAAAAGCCGACTGCCATCTTCTGCGCCTCGGACGAGATGGCCATGGGCGTCATTTTTGAAGCCGCCCGCATTGGCGTACGGGTTCCGGAGGAACTTTCCGTGGTGGGCATCGATAACCACGATTTCGCCGACGCCATGGGGCTGACCACCGTCGGCCAGCGGCCCGACGAGCAGGCAGAGCTGGCCACCAAGATGCTGTTGGACGAACTGGACGGGCAGATCGGCTCCGTACGGTCCGCCGTGGCGTCCCATGAACTGATTGTCCGAAGGACCACGGCGCCGCCCCAGTCCTGA
- a CDS encoding enoyl-CoA hydratase/isomerase family protein, translating into MTANMANNAVNGAGSPSGAAGSNAEVLFERRGRLGVVTLNRPKAVNALTAGMVGALLEQLTLWADDDGVATVLVQGAGSRGLCAGGDIVAIYEDMLAGGDRTAHFWETEYQVNSLIARYPKPYVALMDGLVLGGGVGISAHGSVRVVTERTRTGMPETTIGFAPDVGGTFLLSRAPGETGTHAALTGAHLTAADALFLGLASHFVPSEKLPALVAALDDETADAAVERYREEAPPSVLAGQRDWIDSCYASDDAEEVVRRLRAHGGVEAAAAADTIEAKSPTSVKVTLASLRRVKGRTLDEALVQEYRVGLRFLSAPDFREGIRAQVVDKDRNPRWKPPTLAEVEPGLVDRFFEPLGNRELDLNGVDLQLKEPDHA; encoded by the coding sequence ATGACTGCCAACATGGCAAATAACGCAGTGAACGGCGCGGGGAGCCCCTCTGGAGCTGCAGGCAGCAACGCGGAGGTGCTGTTCGAGCGCCGAGGCCGGCTGGGGGTGGTGACCCTCAACCGGCCCAAGGCGGTGAATGCGCTCACGGCGGGGATGGTTGGCGCGCTCTTGGAGCAGCTCACCCTGTGGGCGGACGACGACGGCGTTGCCACGGTCCTGGTGCAGGGCGCCGGCAGCCGTGGCCTCTGTGCCGGCGGCGACATTGTGGCGATCTACGAAGACATGCTGGCGGGCGGTGACAGGACGGCGCATTTCTGGGAGACGGAGTATCAGGTCAATTCCCTCATTGCCCGGTATCCCAAGCCCTACGTGGCATTGATGGACGGGCTGGTGCTGGGCGGGGGTGTTGGAATTTCCGCCCACGGGTCCGTCCGGGTGGTCACCGAACGCACCCGGACGGGGATGCCCGAAACAACCATCGGCTTTGCCCCCGACGTGGGCGGGACCTTCCTCCTGTCCCGCGCCCCCGGGGAAACCGGAACCCATGCCGCACTGACGGGCGCGCACCTGACCGCGGCGGACGCCCTGTTCCTTGGCCTGGCCAGCCACTTTGTCCCGTCCGAAAAGCTGCCTGCCCTGGTGGCGGCGCTGGACGACGAAACGGCGGACGCCGCCGTCGAGCGTTACCGGGAGGAGGCCCCGCCCTCCGTGCTGGCGGGGCAGCGGGACTGGATCGACAGCTGCTACGCCTCGGACGACGCCGAGGAGGTTGTCCGGCGGCTTAGGGCACACGGCGGCGTTGAAGCCGCTGCCGCGGCCGATACCATCGAGGCGAAGTCGCCCACGTCGGTCAAGGTCACGCTGGCCTCCCTGCGCAGGGTCAAGGGCCGGACACTGGATGAGGCCCTGGTCCAGGAATACCGCGTGGGCCTCCGGTTCCTGTCTGCGCCGGACTTCCGTGAGGGCATCCGGGCGCAGGTGGTGGACAAGGACCGGAACCCCCGCTGGAAACCACCCACCCTGGCCGAGGTGGAACCGGGCCTGGTGGACCGCTTTTTTGAGCCGCTGGGGAACAGGGAATTGGACCTCAACGGCGTGGACCTGCAGCTAAAGGAGCCTGACCATGCCTGA
- a CDS encoding carbohydrate ABC transporter permease, producing MATELGPTPVKPASGAPDVHHGPKGVGEDNAILSQGKWASWLLAPTIIALGIVIVYPIISAIVMSFQKDAGLDPVTGLFTAGGPAGIQNYVNWLGQQCAAPGGGTVACPPGTLGGQFWTATGTTFLFTVITVAFETVLGFWMAMIMARTFKGRGLVRAAVLVPWAIPTAVTAQLWLFMFDFNGIINKLFNVSILWTGSEWPAKWAVIIADTWKTTPFMALLILAGLQMIPAEVYEAAKVDGASAWQRFRLITLPLVKPALMVAILFRTLDALRMFDLPYILTGGANNTTTLSILVINQIRQGFNSAAALSTITFIIIFLVAFIFVRFLGANVVEQSGATGKGKK from the coding sequence ATGGCAACCGAATTGGGCCCGACGCCGGTAAAGCCGGCGTCGGGCGCCCCCGATGTACACCACGGTCCCAAGGGCGTAGGCGAAGACAACGCGATCCTCAGCCAAGGCAAATGGGCCTCCTGGCTGTTGGCTCCCACCATCATTGCCCTGGGCATCGTCATTGTTTACCCCATCATCAGCGCAATTGTGATGTCCTTCCAGAAGGACGCGGGCCTGGACCCGGTCACCGGCCTGTTCACGGCCGGGGGCCCGGCAGGTATCCAAAACTACGTCAACTGGCTGGGGCAGCAGTGTGCCGCCCCGGGCGGTGGTACCGTCGCTTGCCCGCCGGGCACCCTAGGCGGCCAGTTCTGGACCGCCACCGGGACCACCTTCCTCTTCACGGTCATCACCGTGGCCTTTGAGACAGTGCTTGGCTTCTGGATGGCCATGATCATGGCGCGGACGTTCAAGGGCCGCGGCCTGGTCCGCGCAGCCGTCCTCGTTCCGTGGGCCATCCCCACCGCCGTCACGGCCCAGCTGTGGCTCTTCATGTTCGACTTCAACGGCATCATCAACAAGCTGTTCAACGTTTCCATTCTGTGGACCGGCAGCGAATGGCCGGCGAAGTGGGCAGTCATCATCGCAGACACCTGGAAAACCACGCCCTTCATGGCGCTGCTGATCCTGGCCGGCCTGCAGATGATTCCGGCGGAGGTTTATGAGGCTGCAAAGGTCGATGGAGCGAGCGCCTGGCAGCGCTTCCGCCTTATCACGCTTCCGCTGGTAAAGCCCGCGCTGATGGTGGCCATCCTGTTCCGTACCCTGGACGCCCTGCGTATGTTCGACCTTCCCTACATCCTGACCGGCGGTGCCAACAACACCACAACGCTGTCCATCCTGGTGATCAACCAGATCAGGCAAGGGTTCAACTCGGCAGCTGCCTTGTCCACCATTACGTTCATCATCATTTTCCTGGTCGCATTCATCTTCGTCCGGTTCCTTGGGGCGAACGTCGTGGAACAAAGCGGAGCCACCGGTAAGGGGAAGAAATGA
- the mmsB gene encoding 3-hydroxyisobutyrate dehydrogenase — protein MPEKYTVAFLGLGHMGGPMAVNLVRAGYPVTGFDVVPAALDAAKAAGVPTAASAEEAVSGADVVLTMFPGGRHVLDAYRGNAGQRGLLAAAKPGTMFLDCSTINVDEAREAAALAVGAGHRSVDAPVSGGVVGAEAGTLTFMVGGEAEGFEYVRPLLEIMGKRAVHCGAHGAGQAAKICNNLILGVSMIAVSEAFVLGEKLGLSHQALFDVASAASGQCWALTTNCPVPGPVPSSPANRDYQPGFAGALMAKDLNLALNALKSTGVAARMGPLAAEIYDTFAAGEGAGRDFSGIITDIRNKSAGPDGAEPDNSRTSAPQDASGGAPPGASRRAAQDDGSPE, from the coding sequence ATGCCTGAAAAGTACACTGTCGCGTTCCTGGGCCTCGGCCATATGGGCGGGCCCATGGCCGTGAACCTGGTCAGGGCCGGCTACCCCGTGACCGGCTTCGACGTGGTGCCGGCAGCCCTTGACGCCGCCAAAGCCGCCGGCGTCCCCACTGCGGCGAGCGCGGAGGAAGCGGTATCCGGCGCGGATGTGGTCCTCACGATGTTCCCCGGCGGCCGGCATGTCTTGGATGCCTACCGCGGGAACGCCGGACAACGGGGGCTGCTGGCGGCGGCGAAGCCCGGAACCATGTTCCTGGACTGCTCCACCATCAACGTCGATGAGGCCCGCGAAGCAGCAGCCCTCGCTGTGGGCGCAGGCCACCGGTCAGTTGACGCTCCGGTCTCGGGCGGGGTGGTGGGCGCGGAAGCCGGCACCCTGACGTTCATGGTTGGCGGGGAGGCCGAGGGCTTCGAATACGTCCGTCCGCTGCTGGAGATCATGGGCAAGCGCGCGGTGCACTGCGGGGCGCACGGCGCGGGCCAGGCTGCCAAAATCTGCAACAACCTGATCCTCGGTGTTTCCATGATCGCCGTCAGCGAGGCCTTCGTCCTCGGGGAGAAGCTCGGACTGAGTCACCAGGCGCTGTTCGATGTGGCGTCCGCGGCGTCCGGGCAGTGCTGGGCGCTCACCACCAACTGCCCGGTCCCCGGCCCCGTTCCCTCGAGCCCTGCCAACCGCGACTACCAGCCCGGTTTTGCCGGAGCCCTCATGGCAAAGGACCTCAACCTCGCCCTCAACGCGCTGAAAAGCACCGGGGTGGCGGCGCGGATGGGCCCGCTCGCAGCAGAAATCTACGATACGTTTGCCGCGGGGGAGGGCGCCGGCCGGGACTTCTCGGGCATCATCACGGACATCCGCAACAAGTCCGCGGGGCCGGACGGCGCGGAACCAGACAACTCAAGAACCAGTGCACCACAGGACGCGTCAGGTGGTGCACCACCAGGCGCATCACGCAGAGCAGCGCAGGACGACGGGAGCCCGGAATGA
- a CDS encoding exodeoxyribonuclease III, translating to MKIATWNVNSLRARADRVEAWLQRSDCDVLAIQETKCKDDNFPWELFERMGYEVAHFGVSQWNGVAIASRVGLDDVERTFLDQPSFGKAGKDPVQEARAMAATCAGIRIWSLYVPNGRSLDDEHMPYKLKWLESLKTHAQELVMQNPEAQVALMGDWNIAPFDEDVWDIDLFVNNRYTHVSPPERAAFHAFESAGFTDVARPYTPGPGVYTYWDYTQLRFPKKEGMRIDFVLASPALAARVTGASIDREERKGKGASDHAPVLVELAD from the coding sequence GTGAAGATTGCTACCTGGAACGTGAACTCCCTCCGTGCCCGCGCCGACCGCGTCGAAGCCTGGCTTCAGCGCAGCGACTGCGATGTCCTGGCCATCCAGGAGACGAAGTGCAAGGACGACAACTTCCCGTGGGAACTCTTTGAGCGGATGGGCTACGAGGTTGCCCACTTCGGCGTCAGCCAGTGGAACGGGGTGGCCATCGCTTCCCGCGTGGGGCTGGACGACGTGGAGCGCACCTTCCTGGACCAGCCCTCGTTCGGCAAGGCCGGCAAGGACCCCGTGCAGGAAGCCCGTGCCATGGCTGCCACCTGCGCCGGTATCCGCATCTGGAGCCTCTATGTCCCCAACGGCCGTTCCCTGGACGACGAACACATGCCGTACAAGCTCAAATGGCTGGAGAGCCTGAAGACGCACGCCCAGGAACTGGTCATGCAAAACCCCGAAGCCCAGGTGGCGCTGATGGGCGATTGGAACATCGCCCCGTTCGACGAGGACGTCTGGGACATCGACCTCTTCGTCAACAACCGGTACACCCACGTCAGCCCACCCGAGCGTGCTGCCTTCCATGCCTTCGAGTCGGCAGGCTTCACCGACGTGGCGCGCCCGTACACCCCGGGCCCGGGCGTCTACACGTACTGGGATTACACCCAGCTGCGCTTTCCCAAAAAAGAGGGGATGCGGATCGACTTCGTACTGGCCAGCCCGGCCCTGGCGGCGCGCGTGACCGGCGCTTCGATCGACCGCGAGGAGCGCAAGGGCAAGGGCGCCTCGGACCACGCCCCCGTGCTGGTGGAACTGGCGGACTAA
- a CDS encoding ABC transporter substrate-binding protein has protein sequence MKTPRFLLPAATAGVLALSLTACGGGGGGGTTGGGGGGDAEKNLDSRGPITYVQGKDNSNVVRPLIDKWNAAHPDEKVTFKEQTDQADQQHDDLVQNFQAKNADYDVASVDVVWTAEFAAKGWLQPLKDKMAVETKGMLEPTVEAGSYKGTLYAAPVSSDGGILYYRKDLVPEAPKTWDEMMGMCSIAKQNNMGCYSGQFKQYEGLTVNASEAINSAGGSVLNDQGKPNLNTPEAEKGLNNLVEAFKNGNIPAEAITYQEEESRRAFQEGKLLFLRNWPYVYNLATTEGSSKVKDVLGMAALPGKDGPGASSLGGHSAAISVYSDHKATSLDFVKFLIEEEQQKFFATQGSLAPVFSALYEDQELVAKLPYLPVLKTSIENAVPRPVTPFYPAVTQAIQENAYAALKGEKPAKDALSDMQKSIESAGAGS, from the coding sequence ATGAAAACCCCTAGATTCCTACTTCCGGCTGCGACCGCCGGCGTCCTGGCCCTTTCCCTGACCGCATGCGGTGGCGGGGGCGGCGGCGGGACCACTGGTGGTGGCGGCGGCGGCGATGCCGAAAAAAACCTGGACAGCCGGGGCCCCATTACGTACGTCCAAGGCAAAGACAACAGCAACGTGGTGCGTCCGCTGATCGACAAGTGGAATGCAGCCCACCCGGACGAGAAGGTCACGTTCAAGGAGCAGACCGACCAGGCGGACCAGCAGCATGACGACCTGGTGCAGAACTTCCAGGCCAAGAACGCCGATTACGACGTAGCGAGCGTTGACGTCGTATGGACCGCCGAGTTCGCAGCCAAGGGATGGCTGCAGCCCCTCAAGGACAAGATGGCCGTAGAAACCAAGGGGATGCTTGAACCCACGGTAGAAGCCGGTTCGTACAAGGGCACTCTTTACGCAGCCCCGGTGTCCTCCGATGGCGGCATTCTCTACTACCGCAAGGACCTCGTGCCGGAAGCACCCAAAACATGGGACGAGATGATGGGGATGTGCTCCATCGCAAAGCAGAACAACATGGGCTGCTACTCAGGACAGTTCAAGCAGTATGAAGGCCTTACGGTCAACGCCTCCGAGGCCATCAACTCGGCCGGCGGATCCGTCCTTAATGACCAAGGCAAGCCGAACCTGAACACCCCTGAGGCAGAAAAAGGCCTGAACAACCTGGTTGAAGCCTTCAAGAACGGGAACATCCCGGCCGAGGCCATCACCTACCAGGAAGAGGAAAGCCGCCGGGCCTTCCAGGAAGGCAAGCTGCTCTTCCTCCGCAACTGGCCCTACGTCTACAACCTGGCCACCACTGAGGGTTCCTCCAAGGTGAAGGACGTGCTGGGCATGGCTGCCCTGCCGGGCAAGGACGGCCCCGGTGCCTCCTCCCTCGGCGGCCACAGCGCGGCCATCAGCGTCTACTCGGACCACAAGGCCACTTCCCTGGACTTCGTGAAGTTCCTGATCGAGGAAGAGCAGCAGAAGTTCTTCGCCACGCAGGGCTCGCTGGCTCCGGTCTTCAGCGCACTCTATGAAGACCAGGAACTGGTTGCCAAGCTGCCGTACCTGCCGGTGCTGAAGACCTCCATCGAGAACGCTGTTCCGCGTCCGGTAACCCCGTTCTACCCGGCTGTCACGCAGGCGATCCAGGAAAACGCCTACGCTGCACTGAAGGGTGAGAAGCCTGCCAAGGACGCGCTGTCTGACATGCAGAAGTCCATCGAGTCCGCTGGCGCAGGATCGTAG